The DNA region TTCTATGCATAGTAACTCCTAAGCCAAAATCTATTTTATATCCACTCGTGAACCTTTTTGGCTTCCATAAGACGGGCTTGAAGATGAGCTTGAGCTTTTCATGAGTCCTGACACCGTAGTGAACAGCTTATCCCTTGCTTGTTTGTTCCTCATCAAATAGGTCACGCCTGCTCCAATGGCTGTTACAATGATTCCACTTTTTTTAGACATATGTTGTTCCTCCTTCAGGATTAGTATACATTTTGTCTTGCTTGAGATTACCCTGTAGGAGAAAAACGAAACCTCCAATGCGATTTCTAAAATTAGAGAATGATCTATTATAACGTAAAAAAGATGACCGCCTGGGAATTCAGGAAAGCCATCTTCTAACATGTTGTATACGTTGAACCCATTGTTACTACTGTCGACCCATGCTCAACCCTGTTCGGTCAGAAAAATGTTCGATTAATCGGACGGTGGTGCGACATGAGTCATTTCCTCATGTTTATACGTGGAGCCATTCGCAGTCAGATAAAAGTGACCGATCGGATGCAAATCTTCATCCAGTTCATAGACCAGCGGAATGCCTGTCGGGATGTTAAGCGCTATTACGTCCGCTTCGGACATCTGGTCCAAATGCATGACGAGTGAACGGAGCGTATTGCCGTGCGCGGAGATCAGTACCCTTTTGCCTGCCGATACCATCGGTTTGATCTCTGTGTTCCAATATTCCAGCACCCGCTTGGATGTATCCATCAAATTCTCCGTACGCGGAATGGTACAGCCTAGCCGTTGATACTTGTCCTGGTCCTGAACATAACGATCATCTGTTTCGTCCAGCGCCGGGGGAGATACGCTAATGGAGCGTCTCCACTCCATCACTTGCTCCTCGCCATACTTCAGGGCAGTCTGCTGTTTGTTCAGTCCTTGCAAGGCACCATAGTGGCGCTCGTTCAGCTTCCACGTCTTCGTAATAGGAATCCACATCCGGTCCATCTCATCGAGTGCAATATCCAGTGTTCGAATCGAGCGTTT from Paenibacillus sp. JNUCC-31 includes:
- the gpmA gene encoding 2,3-diphosphoglycerate-dependent phosphoglycerate mutase — its product is MYRVVLIRHGQSLWNVENRFTGWTDVDLTTDGYGEARKAGKILKEQGFDFDYAYASVLKRSIRTLDIALDEMDRMWIPITKTWKLNERHYGALQGLNKQQTALKYGEEQVMEWRRSISVSPPALDETDDRYVQDQDKYQRLGCTIPRTENLMDTSKRVLEYWNTEIKPMVSAGKRVLISAHGNTLRSLVMHLDQMSEADVIALNIPTGIPLVYELDEDLHPIGHFYLTANGSTYKHEEMTHVAPPSD